A genomic window from Micromonospora violae includes:
- a CDS encoding glycerophosphodiester phosphodiesterase family protein encodes MRTVRRTAVAALVAATVTTGLAVPAQAKPRPDRTFDVQAHRGGLGLRVENTLASFGNALQLGVTTLELDVQITEDGQAVVTHDRKISGAKCVDTTPVTPGDPEFPYVGKYINTLTLAQVRTLDCGSKTLADKPGQVAVPGARMPLLREVFALVNRYRAKDVKFNVETKVEAGAPTETAPREQFVRVTAAEIRAAGLLKQVTIQSFDWGALMRMRQVEPKLPLVALTNYDFLQTGQPGASPWLGGLDIDDFGGDPIKAIRSFGASAFSPVHGMPQNGTVTDPGYQPYVTKEMVAQAHRYGIKVIPWTVDDVPTMAKLIDDGVDGIITDYPDRLRGLLAQRGYRLPKAYASPFDIQAHRGGRATRPENTLPAFSNALSNRAISTLELDTGVTADGKLVVLHDRTVNGSHCVDTKPVRRGDRMFPYVGKPVHELTLAQLKTIDCGTKTLPELPAQVPAPGARIPTLDEVFALVKASGRSDIGMNIETKISPVVDDTEPYRSFTRKLVDAIQRAGFTNRATIQSFDWRTITYARQLDRRIGTVALVWQYGPEECKTLADECSLQAAYGNPSVKSPWTGGLDWWKYRDLGKLTRAAGAGTVSANWQVHDPNQGTVASADWYLRENPAYFHGPDVRTLQTRYDLKVIPYTIDDATVMQRVIDLGVDGIITDDPDLLVSVAVRNGLR; translated from the coding sequence GTGCGCACAGTACGCCGTACCGCCGTCGCGGCCCTGGTGGCCGCGACGGTGACGACCGGACTCGCGGTGCCCGCCCAGGCGAAGCCGCGACCGGACCGGACATTCGACGTGCAGGCCCACCGGGGTGGCCTCGGGCTGCGCGTGGAGAACACCCTCGCCTCCTTCGGCAACGCCCTCCAACTCGGGGTGACCACCCTCGAACTGGACGTGCAGATCACCGAGGACGGTCAGGCCGTCGTCACCCACGACCGGAAGATCAGCGGCGCCAAGTGCGTCGACACCACCCCGGTGACGCCCGGTGACCCGGAGTTCCCGTACGTCGGGAAGTACATCAACACGCTCACCCTCGCCCAGGTGCGCACGTTGGACTGCGGGTCGAAGACCCTCGCGGACAAGCCGGGGCAGGTCGCCGTCCCGGGTGCTCGGATGCCGTTGCTGCGTGAGGTGTTCGCGCTGGTCAACCGCTACCGGGCGAAGGACGTGAAGTTCAACGTCGAAACCAAGGTCGAGGCGGGCGCCCCGACCGAGACCGCCCCCCGCGAGCAGTTCGTCCGGGTCACCGCGGCCGAGATCCGCGCCGCCGGGCTGCTCAAGCAGGTCACCATCCAGAGCTTCGACTGGGGCGCGCTGATGCGCATGCGCCAGGTCGAGCCGAAGCTGCCGCTGGTGGCCCTGACCAACTACGACTTCCTGCAGACCGGCCAGCCGGGAGCCTCGCCGTGGCTGGGCGGGCTGGACATCGACGACTTCGGTGGCGACCCGATCAAGGCGATCCGCAGCTTCGGCGCCAGCGCCTTCTCACCGGTGCACGGCATGCCGCAGAACGGCACGGTCACCGACCCGGGCTACCAGCCGTACGTCACCAAGGAGATGGTCGCCCAGGCGCACCGCTACGGGATCAAGGTGATCCCGTGGACCGTCGACGATGTGCCGACCATGGCCAAGCTCATCGACGACGGCGTGGACGGCATCATCACCGACTACCCGGACCGGCTGCGCGGCCTGCTGGCTCAGCGCGGCTACCGGCTGCCGAAGGCGTACGCGTCGCCGTTCGACATCCAGGCGCACCGCGGTGGCCGGGCCACCCGACCGGAGAACACCCTGCCGGCGTTCTCGAACGCGCTGTCCAACCGGGCCATCTCCACGCTGGAGTTGGACACCGGGGTGACCGCCGACGGCAAGCTCGTGGTGCTGCACGACCGCACCGTCAACGGGTCGCACTGCGTCGACACCAAGCCGGTGCGCCGCGGTGACCGCATGTTCCCGTATGTGGGCAAGCCCGTGCACGAGCTGACCCTGGCGCAGCTCAAGACCATCGACTGCGGCACGAAGACACTGCCCGAACTGCCCGCCCAGGTGCCCGCGCCGGGTGCCCGGATCCCGACCCTGGACGAGGTCTTCGCCCTGGTGAAGGCCAGCGGCCGCAGTGACATCGGGATGAACATCGAGACGAAGATCAGCCCGGTGGTGGACGACACCGAGCCGTACCGCAGCTTCACCCGCAAGCTGGTCGACGCGATCCAGCGCGCCGGCTTCACCAACCGGGCCACCATCCAGTCGTTCGACTGGCGCACCATCACCTACGCCCGCCAGCTCGACCGGCGGATCGGCACCGTCGCGCTGGTCTGGCAGTACGGGCCGGAGGAGTGCAAGACCCTCGCCGACGAGTGCTCGTTGCAGGCGGCCTACGGCAACCCGTCGGTGAAGAGCCCGTGGACCGGTGGACTGGACTGGTGGAAGTACCGGGACCTCGGCAAGCTGACCCGGGCCGCTGGTGCCGGCACGGTGTCCGCCAACTGGCAGGTGCACGACCCGAACCAGGGCACCGTGGCCTCGGCCGACTGGTACCTGCGGGAGAATCCGGCGTACTTCCACGGACCGGACGTCCGGACCCTCCAGACGCGGTACGACCTGAAGGTGATCCCGTACACCATCGATGACGCGACGGTGATGCAGCGGGTCATCGACCTCGGCGTCGACGGCATCATCACCGACGACCCGGACCTGTTGGTGAGCGTGGCCGTCCGCAACGGCCTGCGCTGA